In Odontesthes bonariensis isolate fOdoBon6 chromosome 6, fOdoBon6.hap1, whole genome shotgun sequence, one genomic interval encodes:
- the adamts13 gene encoding A disintegrin and metalloproteinase with thrombospondin motifs 13 has product MICSVISPGAPDRRIKLQGLCEAGPAGCRVYKSAAEGLCVRFISSQKSVGEEWHSDALLPSSLDTRVTQRLGATIGSEGSRVPTPSLVPRANDWPTIQYTHLKKKLDHLSANQRDFCSGSSADTSVGGRLRRSALMPDVTHLELLVVVGPDVQQVHKQDTERYILTNLNIASELLRDMTLGANMRVHLVRMIILSEPEAEIKMSTNITSSLRSVCDWGRRINPSNDTDPLHADLLLYITRYDLELPDGNKHVRGVAQLGGACSSEWSCVITEDTGFDLGITIAHELGHSFGINHDGVGNTCSRSGFMMAADGGYNSVDLTWSPCSRQQLLTFFSEGRAECVKDFPALGGSLQDWKPGLYYGVDDQCRIAFGSTARACTFTNPDLPACRVLSCHINPDDDGSCKRLLVPLLDGTECAPNQWCLKGRCVSPNDLGTSVVVHGSWSSWSEFSSCSRTCGGGVTLHTRQCNNPRPAFGGNDCEGPDVEAELCHQQPCERTQLVFMADQCSQTDLQPLHLLPHSASFYTWIPALGFAKGDEQCRYMCQSDGENFIVSRGSQFVDGTRCESDSLPPFGTTAACLQGKCQLFGCDGALHSGKVWDACGVCGGDGSTCSLTSDSYSGGKAREYTTFLTLPVNATQVHIVNRAPLFTHMAVMIGDLYIVSGMGTMALNITHPSPLDENHIKYLIHLTPDLLPETEELIVPGPLTQQINVQIYRKYGKEYGEKTNPNISYQFYVPTRNGSLTDTIPRGKWAVFTSPCSASCGSGVQKHVFVCTDETTNNRLQEHNCKVPPPTTPPYTTCQLSPCPPRWDVGKFGTCSASCGGGMRVRPVQCVQKHGSDVVKFPDSECSSDTAPHTAEKCNLQHCPARWRVSEPGECSAVCGPGEAKRDVSCVRPEGSQDVEVDQSFCSKQTKPPDSVSCVVDVCPIGWESKGEEGHIFKSGLSPRSRQAPVYVWSPVISQCSKTCGNGTLQVWFSCVDHQTRLGVPDFNCAASTKPNPQSEICGTSTCPPMWRSKQGVCSVTCGGGVANRVLYCAREEEGEEEVVDDSNCSVFPKPTAVVSCNTHSCPARWKVLRTSPCSVSCDLGVAQRNVSCVQFIHGKESVVPDESCHTVVKPATTVPCLVQVCTFRWEVKPWSQCSVPCGFGIQSRAVSCMGPSKPEPLSPLFCMHMPKPITIQGCFMGSCIDAASDTTTAIAISLTEGPLPSPTLIDKDTPQVRMHHLPPSPTEAITIPQATTTTPTSDSSACGQLLLEESGTVDLKDVTSRCTLSIGRPLDEVIHIKVLSSNLNCRKKEYVAFYDRLAFSRKCAQVAGSELNTRTNVLLVRQNLFTPGNGVVFTYTSQKNVKRSHHRDCDIQLFSSSGVFENPITSNTNHTCRVLINAPPSVKIRIQALHIGLLFNATNSQSTYIMIRDMDVLKTNVFNGQQLFLWHSSGNMAEVEFHGDYLHSKGSFKAEYSFVGH; this is encoded by the exons gggctactattggttccgaggggtcccgagtcccgacccctagtttggtaccacgggccaatgactggccaactatacagtatacccacctcaaaaag AAGCTTGATCATCTCTCCGCCAATCAAAGAGACTTCTGCTCAGGTTCCTCTGCTGACACGTCAG TTGGTGGCCGTCTGCGTCGCTCAGCTCTGATGCCTGATGTCACCCATCTGGAACTGCTGGTGGTGGTAGGGCCTGATGTTCAGCAGGTCCACAAGCAGGATACAGAGCGATACATCCTCACCAACCTCAATATC GCCTCTGAGCTGTTGAGAGACATGACGCTGGGCGCTAACATGAGGGTGCACCTGGTCCGCATGATCATCCTGTCAGAGCCAGAG GCAGAGATTAAAATGTCCACCAACATCACCTCTTCCCTTAGAAGTGTGTGTGACTGGGGCAGAAGGATCAACCCATCCAATGACACAGACCCGCTACACGCTGATCTCTTGTTGTATATCACAAG GTATGACTTGGAATTGCCTGATGGGAACAAGCACGTTAGGGGAGTAGCACAGCTGGGCGGGGCCTGCTCCAGTGAATGGAGCTGTGTGATCACAGAGGACACAGGCTTTGATCTGGGGATCACCATCGCCCATGAACTTGGCCACAG TTTTGGGATCAACCATGATGGTGTTGGAAACACCTGCAGCAGGAGTGGCTTCATGATGGCTGCTGATGGAGGCTACAACAGTGTGGATCTAACCTGGTCTCcttgcagcagacagcagcttcTCACATTCTTCAG TGAAGGGAGAGCAGAATGTGTAAAAGATTTTCCTGCCCTGGGAGGCTCCTTACAAGACTGGAAACCTGGGCTGTACTATGGTGTTGATGACCAGTGCCGTATAGCCTTTGGCAGCACTGCAAGAGCTTGCACCTTCACCAATCCTGACCTG CCAGCTTGTCGTGTTCTGTCCTGTCACATTAATCCTGATGATGACGGCTCCTGCAAACGCCTCCTGGTTCCACTGCTGGATGGGACAGAGTGTGCTCCTAATCAG TGGTGTCTGAAAGGGCGCTGTGTGTCGCCAAATGATCTTGGCACCTCAGTTGTAGTTCATGGTTCCTGGTCCAGCTGGTCTGAGTTTTCCTCCTGCTCACGGACATGTGGTGGGGGAGTCACACTCCATACACGACAATGTAACAACCCAAG ACCTGCTTTTGGAGGAAATGATTGTGAGGGTCCAGATGTTGAAGCTGAACTTTGTCACCAGCAG CCTTGTGAGCGTACCCAGCTGGTTTTCATGGCAGACCAGTGTTCCCAAACTGATCTTCAGCCCCTCCACCTGCTACCACACTCTGCCTCTTTCTACACCTGGATTCCCGCTCTTGGCTTTGCAAAAG GCGATGAGCAGTGCAGATACATGTGCCAGTCAGATGGAGAAAACTTCATTGTCAGCCGTGGATCTCAGTTTGTTGATGGGACGCGATGCGAGTCGGACAGCCTACCTCCTTTTGGCACCACTGCGGCTTGTCTGCAAGGCAAATGCCAG TTGTTTGGCTGCGATGGTGCACTGCACTCTGGGAAAGTGTGGGATGCGTGTGGGGTGTGTGGTGGTGATGGATCGACCTGCAGTCTGACCTCTGACTCTTACAGTGGTGGCAAGGCCAGAG AGTACACCACCTTTCTTACTCTGCCAGTGAATGCCACACAGGTTCATATTGTCAACAGGGCACCTCTCTTTACTCATATGG CTGTAATGATTGGAGATCTCTACATTGTGTCTGGAATGGGCACAATGGCGCTGAATATCACCCATCCCTCCCCGCTGGATGAAAACCATATCAAGTACCTCATCCACCTTACACCTGATCTTTTACCTGAGACGGAAGAATTGATAGTACCCGGACCGCTGACACAACAGATAAACGTACAG ATCTATCGCAAATATGGAAAAGAATATGGTGaaaaaacaaatccaaacattagctATCAGTTTTATGTCCCTACAAGAAACGGCAGCTTGACTGACACCATTCCTAGAGGCAAATGGGCTGTTTTCACATCACCTTGCTCTGCCTCATGTGGATCAG GTGTGCAGAAGCATGTTTTTGTCTGTACAGATGAAACCACCAACAACCGTTTGCAGGAACACAACTGTAAAGTGCCTCCTCCAACGACACCACCCTACACAACCTGTCAGCTCTCACCCTGTCCCCCCAG GTGGGATGTAGGAAAGTTTGGGACTTGTAGTGCCTCCTGTGGAGGGGGAATGAGAGTGCGCCCTGTCCAATGCGTTCAGAAACACGGATCTGATGTAGTAAAGTTTCCGGACTCTGAATGCTCCTCTGATACTGCTCCACACACTGCCGAAAAGTGTAACCTGCAACACTGTCCTGCTAG ATGGCGTGTGTCAGAGCCAGGGGAGTGCTCAGCAGTGTGTGGGCCAGGAGAAGCGAAACGAGACGTATCATGTGTGCGGCCAGAAGGAAGTCAGGATGTTGAAGTGGATCAAAGTTTTTGTTCAAAGCAGACCAAACCACCTGATTCTGTTTCATGTGTGGTAGACGTCTGCCCAATTGGGTGGGAGTCCAAGGGGGAG GAAGGGCACATTTTTAAGTCTGGTTTGTCACCACGCTCCAGACAGGcacctgtgtatgtgtggagtCCTGTTATCAGCCAGTGTTCAAAGACATGTGGCAATG GAACCCTGCAGGTGTGGTTTTCTTGTGTGGACCACCAGACCAGACTGGGGGTGCCTGATTTCAACTGTGCTGCTTCTACCAAACCTAATCCTCAATCTGAGATATGTGGCACTTCTACATGTCCTCCTAT GTGGCGCTCTAAGCAAGGGGTGTGCAGTGTAACATGTGGAGGAGGGGTAGCCAACAGGGTGCTGTACTGCGCTcgagaggaagaaggagaggaggaggtggtAGATGATTCCAACTGCAGCGTCTTTCCCAAACCCACAGCAGTGGTTTCTTGTAATACTCACAGCTGCCCTGCAAG ATGGAAGGTCCTCAGGACATCGCCCTGCTCCGTGTCCTGTGACCTGGGCGTAGCTCAGAGGAACGTGTCCTGTGTCCAATTTATCCATGGCAAGGAGAGTGTGGTGCCGGATGAAAGCTGCCATACAGTTGTCAAACCAGCCACCACAGTGCCCTGCCTGGTGCAAGTCTGCACCTTCAGGTGGGAGGTGAAGCCGTGGAGCCAG TGTTCAGTACCCTGTGGATTTGGCATCCAGTCCAGGGCTGTGTCCTGCATGGGCCCTTCTAAGCCTGAGCCCCTCAGCCCCCTGTTTTGTATGCACATGCCCAAACCAATCACCATCCAGGGCTGCTTCATGGGTAGCTGTATAGATGCAGCCTCTGACACCACCACTGCAATCGCGATTAGTCTCACAGAGGGACCtcttccatctcccactctgatTGATAAAGATACACCACAGGTCCGAATGCACCATCTTCCTCCAAGTCCAACAGAGGCAATCACCATCCCTCAGGCCACCACAACCACTCCAACTTCAGATTCAA GTGCATGTGGACAGCTCCTCCTGGAGGAATCAGGCACGGTGGATTTGAAAGATGTAACCAGTCGTTGCACCTTATCTATAGGTCGACCCCTTGATGAGGTCATCCATATTAAAGTGTTATCTAGCAACTTGAACTGCAGAAAAA AGGAGTACGTGGCATTTTACGACCGCCTGGCTTTCTCAAGGAAGTGTGCACAGGTGGCAGGTAGTGAACTGAACACTAGAACCAATGTCCTGCTAGTGCGTCAAAATCTGTTCACTCCTGGCAACGGTGTGGTATTTACCTACACTTCACAGAAGAATGTGAAGAGGAGCCACCATCGGG ATTGCGACATTCAGCTGTTTTCCTCCAGCGGCGTCTTTGAGAATCCAATAACGTCAAACACTAACCACACCTGCCGAGTGCTCATCAATGCACCTCCCTCAGTGAAGATCAGAATCCAAGCCCTGCACATAGGATTGTTATTCAACGCCACCAACTCCCAGTCTACCTATATTATG ATCCGGGACATGGATGTCTTAAAGACCAATGTGTTTAATGGCCAGCAGCTGTTCCTGTGGCACTCCTCTGGAAATATGGCTGAGGTTGAATTTCATGGCGACTACCTGCATTCCAAAGGGAGCTTCAAAGCTGAATATTCATTTGTGGGTCACTGA
- the LOC142382526 gene encoding carnitine O-acetyltransferase-like: MLGVFVRAALRPGFASPCRLLRPVTQIPERSLVHQDNLPKLPVPPLKQTCERYLASLEPIVSEEELEHTRQLVEEFLKGGVGERLQKGLERQARKTENWLSEWWMQSAYLDCRMPVAVYTSPGVVLPRMHFEDRQGQMRFAAKLIAGVLDFKKMIDSETLPVEYLSGKPLCMDQYYQILSSCRIPGPKRDTVAHYSTGKTSPSHIAVVHNFQFFVLDVYNSDGSPLTVDQIYMQLEKIWNSSLQSNKEPIGILTSQHRNTWGKAYNNLIKDRTNKESVRAIQKSIFTVCLDAPMPRVSDELYLSRVAGQMLHGGGATRNSGNRWFDKTLQFIVGEDGTCGLVYEHAPAEGPPIVFLIDYVVKCMRRTEIVRSPMVPLPMPQKLRFNITPEIKRDIEKAKQNMNMMVQDLDVKVLMFSHFGKNVPKLHKLSPDAFVQMALQLAYFRMYDMCCSTYESASLRMFIYGRTDAIRSTTVDSLQFVQAMQDPAKQNTERLALLQKAVQTHRENAYNTIHGQGIDRHLLGLKMQGITDLTSMPEIFMDTSYAVAHHFNLSTSQVGSKTDCVMCFGPMVPDGYGVCYNPMDEHINIAITAFNSCEETNAANFAQNVEHALLDMRALLEDTATARQ; the protein is encoded by the exons ATGTTAGGGGTTTTTGTCAGAGCCGCG CTGCGGCCAGGCTTTGCGAGTCCATGTCGGTTGCTCAGGCCAGTAACACAGATCCCAGAGAGGTCCCTTGTACATCAGGACAATTTGCCCAAGCTGCCTGTGCCTCCCCTGAAGCAAACATGTGAGCGCTACCTGGCCAGTCTGGAACCTATCGTCAGCGAGGAAGAGCTGGAACATACACGGCAGCTTGTAGAGGAGTTCCTCAAAGGTGGAGTCGGAGAAAGACTGCAGAAAGGGCTGGAGAGACAAGCACGAAAGACAGAAAACTGG CTGTCAGAGTGGTGGATGCAATCGGCTTATCTGGACTGCCGCATGCCTGTGGCAGTTTACACCAGCCCTGGGGTTGTTCTGCCTCGAATGCACTTTGAAGATCGGCAGGGGCAGATGAG GTTTGCCGCCAAACTAATTGCAGGAGTTTTggactttaaaaaaatgattgACTC TGAAACTTTGCCAGTAGAATATTTGAGTGGGAAGCCGCTGTGTATGGACCAGTATTATCAGATTTTGTCCTCCTGTCGTATTCCTGGACCCAAGAGAGATACAGTTGCACATTATAGCACTGGGAAGACATCTCCCTCTCACATCGCCGTGGTCCACAACTTTCAG TTCTTTGTCTTGGATGTGTACAACAGCGACGGCAGCCCACTGACAGTGGATCAGATTTACATGCAGCTGGAGAAGATCTGGAATTCTTCTTTGCAGTCAAATAAGGAACCGATTGGCATCCTAACATCACAGCACCGCAATACGTGGGGAAAAGCCTATAACAACCTGATTAAGG ATAGGACAAATAAGGAGTCAGTCCGGGCCATCCAGAAAAGTatatttacagtttgtttggacGCTCCGATGCCTCGGGTATCAGATGAGCTGTATCTGAGCCGTGTGGCTGGACAGATGCTACATGGCGGAGGAGCAACCCGGAACAGTGGCAACCGCTGGTTTGATAAGACGTTACAG TTCATTGTTGGCGAAGACGGTACATGTGGACTGGTGTATGAACATGCACCTGCTGAGGGTCCACCCATTGTGTTTCTCATCGATTACGTTGTTAAATGCAT GAGGCGGACTGAGATCGTTCGCTCTCCTATGGTACCGTTGCCCATGCCTCAGAAACTGCGATTTAACATCACACCTGAGATCAAGAGAGACATTGAGAAAGCCAAGCAAAACATGAACAT gatGGTACAGGACTTGGATGTGAAGGTgcttatgttttctcattttggAAAAAATGTTCCAAAGCTACATAAACTGAGTCCAGATGCATTTGTGCAAATGGCTCTTCAACTTGCCTACTTCAG GATGTATGACATGTGCTGTTCTACCTATGAAAGTGCATCTCTGAGAATGTTTATATATGGGCGAACAGATGCAATCCGTTCAACTACTGTGGACTCACTTCAGTTTGTCCAGGCAATGCAAGACCCAGCTAAACAG AACACAGAGAGGCTGGCACTGCTGCAAAAGGCTGTTCAGACACATAGGGAAAACGCATACAAC actatTCATGGCCAAGGGATAGACAGGCATCTTCTTGGGCTGAAGATGCAGGGTATTACAGACCTGACTTCTATGCCTGAGATATTCATGGATACCTCTTATGCAGTAGCTCACCACTTTAATCTCTCCACCAGCCAG GTTGGCTCCAAGACAGACTGCGTGATGTGCTTTGGTCCAATGGTGCCAGATGGCTatggagtgtgttacaatcccatgGATGAGCACATCAACATTGCCATCACGGCCTTCAACAGCTGTGAGGAGACGAACGCTGCCAACTTTGCCCAGAATGTAGAGCATGCACTTCTGGACATGAGAGCTCTCCTGGAAGACACAGCCACGGCCAGACAGTGA